One Arthrobacter sp. StoSoilB19 DNA window includes the following coding sequences:
- a CDS encoding WhiB family transcriptional regulator, with protein sequence MDWRNRAACLDKDPELFFPVGNTGPALLQIEEAKSVCRRCPVVDTCLQWALESGQDAGVWGGMSEDERRALKRRAARARRAS encoded by the coding sequence ATGGATTGGCGTAACCGCGCAGCGTGCCTTGACAAGGACCCGGAACTGTTTTTCCCCGTTGGGAACACAGGACCTGCCCTCCTGCAGATCGAGGAAGCCAAGAGCGTCTGCCGCCGGTGCCCTGTCGTAGACACCTGCCTGCAGTGGGCCCTCGAGTCCGGCCAGGACGCCGGCGTATGGGGCGGCATGAGCGAAGACGAGCGCCGCGCGCTTAAACGGCGCGCCGCCCGCGCACGTCGCGCCTCCTAG